One window from the genome of Deinococcus sp. NW-56 encodes:
- a CDS encoding ferritin-like domain-containing protein, which translates to MTGQNLSMKMTDLQDLYAEQLQDVYSAEHQLLEALRQMAQAAGSPELREGFELHAGQTQQQIGRLEQILGGIGRQPGGVTCKAMQGLVAEAREMLEKKADPAVRDAGLIAAAQRAEHYEIAAYGTLRTYAELLGRTEDASLLQTSEDEEKATDMKLTGLARSINMQALS; encoded by the coding sequence ATGACCGGACAGAACCTGAGCATGAAGATGACCGACCTTCAGGACCTCTACGCCGAGCAGCTTCAGGACGTGTACTCGGCCGAGCATCAACTGCTGGAGGCGCTGCGGCAGATGGCGCAGGCGGCGGGCAGCCCGGAGTTGCGGGAGGGCTTCGAGCTGCACGCCGGGCAGACGCAGCAGCAGATCGGGCGGCTGGAGCAGATTCTGGGGGGGATAGGGAGGCAGCCCGGCGGCGTGACCTGCAAGGCCATGCAAGGCCTTGTCGCGGAGGCGCGGGAAATGCTGGAGAAAAAGGCCGATCCCGCCGTGCGCGACGCGGGCCTGATCGCCGCTGCCCAGCGGGCCGAGCACTATGAGATCGCCGCCTACGGCACCCTGCGGACCTACGCCGAACTGCTGGGCCGCACCGAGGACGCCTCCTTGCTCCAGACCTCCGAGGACGAGGAGAAGGCCACCGACATGAAACTGACGGGGCTGGCGCGGTCGATCAACATGCAGGCCTTGAGCTGA
- the trpB gene encoding tryptophan synthase subunit beta, with the protein MSLSLPAYPQPDARGRFGRFGGRYVPETLIPALDELERAYLDAKGDPGFLNELERLLREFVGRPSPLYLARRLTEHAGGARIYLKREDLNHTGAHKINNCLAQALLAVRMGKKRVIAETGAGQHGVASATAAALLGLECIVYMGAEDIRRQALNVFRMRLLGAEVREVTSGTATLKDATNEAIRDWVTNVRDTFYILGSVVGPHPYPAMVRDFQAVIGEEVKVQLSELEGRSAPDAVVACVGGGSNAIGIFAPYAYLPEAERPRLIGTEAAGEGVESGKHAASVAGGRIGVLHGSMMYLLNDPEGQIVPPHSVSAGLDYPGIGPEHCHYSETGVAEYVPVTDAQALEALQLLTRLEGIIPALESAHAIYHAVQLASELGPEGIIVVNLSGRGDKDVAEVMRLLEQERDAGLLDKDPEQLIAEVLA; encoded by the coding sequence ATGTCTTTGAGTCTTCCGGCTTACCCGCAGCCTGACGCGCGGGGCCGCTTCGGGCGCTTCGGTGGGCGCTATGTTCCCGAGACGCTGATCCCGGCCCTGGACGAACTGGAGCGGGCCTACCTCGATGCCAAGGGGGACCCTGGGTTCCTGAACGAGCTGGAGCGGCTGCTGCGCGAGTTCGTGGGCCGCCCCAGCCCGCTGTACCTCGCCCGGCGGCTGACCGAGCACGCGGGCGGGGCGAGGATCTACCTCAAGCGCGAGGACCTCAACCACACGGGCGCCCACAAGATCAACAACTGCCTCGCGCAGGCGCTCCTCGCCGTGCGGATGGGCAAGAAGCGCGTGATCGCGGAGACGGGCGCCGGGCAGCACGGGGTCGCCTCGGCCACCGCCGCCGCCCTGCTGGGCCTGGAATGCATCGTGTATATGGGCGCCGAGGACATCCGCCGCCAGGCCCTCAACGTCTTCCGGATGCGCCTGCTGGGGGCCGAGGTCCGCGAGGTCACCTCCGGCACCGCGACCCTCAAGGACGCCACCAACGAGGCGATTCGCGACTGGGTCACGAACGTCCGCGACACCTTCTACATCCTGGGCTCCGTGGTGGGGCCGCACCCCTACCCGGCGATGGTGCGTGACTTCCAGGCCGTGATCGGGGAGGAGGTCAAGGTGCAGCTTTCCGAGTTGGAGGGCCGCTCGGCCCCCGACGCCGTAGTCGCCTGCGTGGGTGGCGGCTCCAACGCCATCGGCATCTTCGCCCCGTATGCCTACCTACCGGAAGCCGAGCGTCCCCGCCTGATCGGCACCGAGGCCGCCGGGGAGGGCGTGGAGAGCGGCAAGCACGCCGCGTCGGTCGCGGGCGGGCGCATCGGCGTGCTGCACGGTTCGATGATGTACCTCCTCAACGACCCGGAAGGCCAGATCGTCCCGCCGCACTCGGTCAGCGCGGGGCTGGACTACCCCGGCATCGGGCCAGAGCACTGCCACTACTCCGAGACCGGCGTGGCCGAGTACGTCCCCGTCACCGACGCGCAGGCGCTCGAAGCCCTGCAACTGCTGACCCGGCTGGAGGGCATCATCCCCGCGCTGGAAAGCGCCCACGCGATCTACCACGCGGTGCAGCTCGCGTCCGAGCTGGGGCCGGAGGGCATCATCGTGGTGAACCTCTCCGGGCGCGGCGACAAGGACGTGGCCGAGGTGATGCGGCTGCTGGAACAGGAACGGGACGCGGGCCTGCTGGACAAGGACCCCGAGCAACTCATCGCGGAGGTGCTGGCATGA
- a CDS encoding MBL fold metallo-hydrolase, translating to MSWIKHLRVGEADVYSLTDGQFRLDGGAMFGSVPRVLWERVSPADDLNRIRLRINPLLIRLGGENILVETGFWDQGGEKFEGMYALDRDETVFRGLSEVGLTPDDIGLVINTHLHFDHAGRNVTPAGEPTFPNARYVVQRQELHDATHTHERSRASYIAAYIEPLRDAGLYEVVDGEHELRPGLSVLPLPGHNLGQQGVVLRSRGETLVYTADLVPTLAHVPYPYVMGYDLYPVTTLETRKRYYGEWFESGAVLCTPHDPDVAFARLEEGKKGGFVGVALNE from the coding sequence ATGTCTTGGATCAAGCACCTGCGGGTCGGCGAGGCCGACGTCTACTCCCTCACCGACGGGCAGTTCCGTCTCGACGGCGGCGCGATGTTCGGCAGCGTGCCCAGGGTGCTGTGGGAGCGCGTTTCACCCGCCGACGACCTCAACCGCATCCGGTTGCGGATCAATCCGCTGCTGATTCGCCTGGGCGGGGAGAATATCCTCGTGGAGACGGGCTTCTGGGACCAGGGCGGCGAGAAGTTCGAGGGCATGTACGCCCTCGACCGCGACGAGACGGTCTTCCGGGGCCTGTCGGAAGTCGGCCTGACCCCGGACGACATCGGCCTCGTGATCAACACCCACCTGCACTTCGACCACGCCGGGCGCAACGTGACCCCGGCGGGCGAGCCGACCTTCCCTAATGCCCGCTACGTGGTGCAGCGCCAGGAACTCCACGACGCCACCCACACCCACGAACGCAGCCGCGCGAGCTATATTGCGGCCTACATCGAGCCGCTGCGCGACGCCGGGCTCTACGAGGTCGTGGACGGCGAGCACGAGCTGCGGCCTGGCCTGAGCGTGCTGCCGCTGCCAGGGCACAACCTCGGCCAGCAGGGGGTGGTGCTGCGCTCGCGCGGGGAGACGCTGGTGTATACGGCTGACCTCGTGCCCACGCTGGCGCACGTGCCCTACCCGTATGTCATGGGCTACGACCTCTACCCGGTGACCACGCTGGAGACGCGCAAGCGCTACTACGGCGAGTGGTTCGAGTCCGGCGCGGTCCTCTGCACCCCGCATGACCCCGACGTGGCCTTCGCCCGGCTGGAGGAGGGGAAGAAGGGGGGCTTCGTGGGGGTAGCGCTGAACGAATAA
- a CDS encoding diguanylate cyclase, with translation MRLAPLLLLPQLPVWMLLAVAGMQLSAAVDARTQATAEAAHSREQLSRMEAALRLTLDLETGVRGYVITGQSAFLAPYRQATAALPEVLGTLREGAAAQATPDRPAQLARISRIETLLERWQSRVGRPEIAVRGRSAQEAAALVARGTGKRLIDAVRAEAAAFTRTEGTRLREQEAAALARLQDLRRTLLEYGTAVIALSVLSGLLAAALISRSYRRVSLAAERLARGEGGVRLSDRGPQEVRSLSAAFNRMSEQLGAAQQEAQGRAADLATQNARMAALGDLSDWLQAARGLEEGGQILARALPTLLPGTRGSLATHNASRNLLVPLLTWGGETASGGAPDGCWALRRGETRWPQDSGFAPACPSGPGGGGYVCVPLFSHGETLGILRVRAEAEGQPLPPELRGTLPAAARQVALALAGLRLQERLHQQAIRDPLTGLFNRRHLEEALASAGAHAATGEPLSLIALDVDHFKRFNDTFGHEAGDAVLVRVGAALRDLAPPGAVPARPGGEEFTLLLPGLDTEAAAALAERLRETVAGWSLSHAGMALGQITVSLGVATLGVHAPAPDGLPRVADEALYAAKAGGRNRVVVARGADVSPLGMFAH, from the coding sequence ATGCGTCTGGCCCCCCTCCTTCTGCTGCCCCAGCTTCCGGTCTGGATGCTGCTGGCGGTGGCAGGCATGCAGCTCTCGGCGGCGGTGGACGCCCGCACGCAGGCGACGGCGGAGGCCGCACACTCGCGCGAGCAGCTCTCCCGCATGGAGGCGGCCCTGCGGCTGACCCTCGACCTGGAGACGGGGGTGCGGGGGTACGTCATCACCGGGCAGTCCGCCTTCCTGGCGCCCTACCGGCAGGCGACCGCCGCCCTGCCGGAGGTGCTGGGCACCCTGCGCGAGGGGGCCGCCGCGCAGGCCACCCCGGACCGCCCGGCGCAGCTTGCCCGCATCAGCCGCATCGAGACGCTGCTGGAACGCTGGCAGAGCCGGGTGGGCCGCCCCGAGATCGCGGTGCGCGGGCGCTCGGCGCAGGAGGCGGCCGCGCTCGTGGCGCGGGGCACGGGCAAGCGCCTGATCGACGCGGTGCGGGCCGAGGCCGCCGCCTTTACCCGCACCGAGGGCACCCGGCTGCGCGAGCAGGAGGCGGCGGCGCTGGCCCGCTTGCAGGACCTGCGGCGCACCCTGCTGGAATACGGGACCGCGGTGATCGCCCTGTCGGTCCTCAGCGGCCTGCTCGCGGCGGCCCTGATCTCGCGCAGCTACCGCCGGGTCAGCCTCGCGGCCGAGCGGCTGGCGCGGGGCGAGGGGGGCGTGCGCTTATCGGACCGGGGACCGCAGGAGGTCCGCTCGCTCTCGGCCGCCTTCAACCGCATGAGCGAGCAGCTCGGCGCCGCGCAGCAGGAGGCGCAGGGCCGCGCCGCCGACCTGGCCACCCAGAACGCGCGGATGGCCGCATTGGGGGACCTCAGCGACTGGTTGCAGGCGGCGCGGGGCCTGGAAGAAGGTGGGCAGATTCTGGCCCGTGCCCTGCCCACCCTGCTGCCCGGCACGCGCGGCTCGCTCGCCACCCACAACGCCTCGCGTAACCTCCTCGTGCCGCTGCTGACCTGGGGGGGCGAGACGGCCTCCGGCGGCGCTCCCGACGGCTGCTGGGCGCTGCGCCGGGGCGAGACCCGCTGGCCGCAGGACTCGGGCTTCGCGCCCGCCTGCCCGAGCGGGCCGGGGGGGGGCGGGTACGTCTGCGTGCCCCTCTTCTCGCACGGGGAGACGCTGGGCATCCTGCGGGTGCGGGCCGAAGCCGAGGGCCAACCCCTGCCCCCCGAACTGCGCGGAACGCTGCCCGCCGCAGCGCGGCAGGTGGCCCTCGCGCTCGCCGGGCTGCGCCTTCAGGAGCGGCTGCACCAGCAGGCCATCCGCGATCCCCTCACCGGGCTGTTCAACCGCCGTCACCTCGAAGAGGCGCTGGCCTCGGCCGGGGCACACGCCGCCACGGGCGAGCCGCTCTCCCTGATCGCGCTCGACGTGGACCACTTCAAGCGTTTCAACGACACTTTCGGGCATGAGGCGGGAGACGCCGTCCTGGTGCGCGTCGGCGCCGCCCTGCGTGACCTCGCGCCCCCCGGCGCGGTGCCCGCCCGGCCCGGCGGCGAGGAATTTACCCTGCTGCTGCCGGGGCTGGACACGGAGGCCGCTGCGGCTCTCGCCGAGCGCCTGCGCGAGACGGTCGCGGGCTGGAGCCTCAGCCACGCGGGGATGGCGCTGGGACAGATCACCGTCTCGCTGGGAGTCGCCACGCTGGGAGTTCACGCTCCTGCCCCTGATGGCCTGCCCCGCGTGGCGGACGAGGCCCTCTACGCGGCAAAGGCCGGGGGGCGGAACCGGGTCGTGGTCGCCCGGGGAGCGGATGTCAGTCCACTTGGGATGTTCGCGCACTGA
- the trpA gene encoding tryptophan synthase subunit alpha, whose product MTATLTRGAERLHAAFARAQAGNRAAFIPFMTGGFPSAAEFPVVADALLAHADILEVGIPYSDPLGDGPTIQRASEQALAGGTSTRRTLGLIRELRARHDTPIALMTYVNPIYAVGPREFMRLAQEAGVDGLILPDLPPDQDLEIADLAAEHGLAVTFLIAPTSTPERVKLVAEACTGFLYAVSVTGVTGTREGSALAEVPAMLALARQHARVPVAVGFGVKDAATARQVASVADGVVVGSAFIGAVQGGQDVGALAAEIAAGCGR is encoded by the coding sequence ATGACCGCCACGCTGACGAGGGGCGCGGAGCGCCTCCACGCGGCGTTTGCCCGCGCCCAGGCCGGGAACCGCGCCGCCTTTATCCCCTTCATGACGGGCGGGTTTCCCAGCGCCGCCGAGTTTCCGGTGGTGGCCGACGCGTTGCTCGCGCACGCGGACATCCTCGAAGTCGGCATTCCCTACTCCGATCCCCTGGGCGACGGCCCCACCATCCAGCGGGCCTCCGAGCAGGCGCTGGCGGGGGGCACGAGCACCCGGCGCACACTGGGGCTGATCCGCGAGTTGCGGGCGCGGCACGACACCCCCATCGCCCTGATGACCTACGTGAACCCCATCTACGCCGTCGGCCCGCGCGAGTTCATGCGGCTCGCGCAGGAGGCGGGGGTGGACGGCCTGATCCTCCCCGACCTTCCGCCCGACCAGGACCTCGAGATCGCCGACCTCGCCGCCGAGCACGGCCTGGCGGTCACCTTCCTGATCGCGCCGACCAGCACGCCCGAGCGGGTCAAGCTGGTGGCGGAGGCCTGCACGGGCTTCCTTTACGCGGTGTCGGTCACCGGGGTCACCGGGACGCGGGAGGGGTCGGCGCTGGCCGAGGTTCCGGCGATGCTGGCGCTGGCCCGGCAGCACGCGCGGGTGCCCGTGGCGGTGGGCTTCGGCGTGAAGGACGCGGCGACGGCCCGTCAGGTCGCCTCGGTCGCGGACGGGGTGGTCGTGGGGAGCGCGTTCATCGGTGCGGTGCAGGGCGGGCAGGACGTGGGGGCGCTCGCGGCCGAGATCGCGGCGGGGTGCGGGCGGTAA